ctctttcttctgtagCCATCGGAGTTGTCTACGCTCCGCTGTCCGTTAGATGGATCTGTGATCTATTATAATACGGTTCTCCTCCGGAAGCGTCTACTGTCCTGGACTACCTGGAACTTAATAACTTTTtatgcagagacacaggtCCGACAACGCAGGCGGGAAGCTCGGCACTTTGAGAatcagaagaagcagaaagcgaaagTGTGAGGGAGTGGAAGTAcccgagagaaacgagacgagagcgacggtGGCGAAAGGTACGGTCAGAGAGGTCGCAGgtcgagacaaagagagaaaacgaccaCTGCGAGAGACCGGACGTTGGCACAAGCCGATGACGGAGGTAAAACGCGCGATACGCTAGAGAAAGAAGTCCACCATGAAGGAACAAAACAGGCAAGTAGGGATCACGGAGCACTGTGGCAAAGAGGTCGAATTGGTGACGcggatagagagagagagagagttgcCCTCGAGTAACACAACCCCGTGATACGCAGAGAGGGTGAGGCACTCGAgttcgacgcatgcagaggaatTCTTGAATGTGACAGAGAGTCAGAGGAACTCGCGGTATTTACAAGGGTGTCTGAAAAAGGCGGTGTGAAAAAGGCGCAGTCCCGCGCTTCTTCAGGATGTTTCCGTGGCAGACCAGACGCGAGAGCTCGCCGCAGAGAGGAGGTTCCGGCATTTCTTCGCATTTTTTTTCTGGCGGCATGCCCCAGAAAAGCACATGGCATTTTTTCCTTGTCCACCGCATCACTCCTTTTCCCCGCGTTGATGGCTTTGCCGTCTCCCGCGAGCTGGATGAGATTCACCCGGTTCGCTGTAGCTTTTCTCCCGCGCCACTCCCGTGTGTCTGCGAGGCTGCGTGGAGCTCGACGCGCCGACGAGTTTTCCATGAGCTTCTTCGCATTTCCACGGTTTCTTTCGCGCGTCCACGACACTAAAGGGCCGTTATTTTTGTGCGCAAACACCCGgtctgaggaagaagccttcgtctcgagtttcttcggCCAGACTCCTCGAGCGCCTTGAACAGGTCGTGAGAGACCGcgcgtggaagaagagtAGCGATTTCGCAGTGTGCCGCGAGTGTGTTGCACTGCGTGGCGCAGCGCGTCGGAGTCGAGGAAACGGCCATTTTCCCCGTGGAAAAAACGGGAAGATGTGTGCGTTGTCTTCGAGGAAGTCGCTTCCGTCTGCTGGATCGAAGGCTTGTCCTCACCGCGGACATCCGCCGCGTTTTTCGTCCGATTCCGCCCGTCAGCTACTTGGAACGCATtccggagaaaaacgcgaatcTGATGCGCCAccagctgtacatacacccgagagTTCTGCGTGGTCAGCCCCGGCGTTTGGCCGCTGCGTTCTCTGCGAATCTGCGAcagtttctccgctctcgcgGCTCGTTCGTCTCGGCGAGTCGCGCAGAACCGCTTGCCCATCCCCTCCCGTCTCCCGCGCCCCGCCACCCAAAAAGCCAGCCGGCCTCGCACGTGGAAACTTGGAcgcctttcgcgtcttcccgACTCCGACCGACTCGCCCGCTCCCGTTCGCGAGCGCCTCGCGACTTCCACCAGTCCAGAATCCCCATCCATTCCGGCAGGCTCTTCTGCGCCGCCGCCCACCGCCTGCCGTGGTGGCTCTGGGTGTCGCCTTCCCGCGCTCGCGGGACCTCTTCCGGACGGGCGTTCAGCGCGAatctccccttttctcggCCTTCCCCGAAGCATGGGAAACGCACAGGGCCTCGGCGACAGTCCGACGCTCCgggccgtgcatgcagagcctgTTCTCGCGGCCAGGCGCCCTGCTGCCGGTCCGGAGTCTTCAGGAGGAGGCCAGCCGCGCTCGAGTGTGATCGCTTCTGCACTCGCCGCGTTCGGGAACTTCccgcgacaaagagaaacgcatgcagaccgaCAGCGGACGCCCGCCCAACATGCAGGGTCCACCATGTACAGACGgtaaaaaaacaacttttGAGGGTGCCAGCAGCTCTCGGAGACACGAGCTCGATTATGCATCCAGCAGTGTTTCTGCACGTATTTCtctgtgtatacatatgtacaaaTGCATgtctgtatgcatgcatatatgcagGTATCTGTGTACGTATTTGGAGGTGTTCTTAAGCACACGGACTCATGCATGTGGTTCCAAGCGTCCGGGGGAAAATCTGGACATGAGGTGAAACGACTTGCGTAGGTCTCTGCATGGGTCTGGTTGTATGTACGCGTTCGTTTGTAtgcgaatgcatgcacatggaCGAATGGGTGCATGCGAGCGTCAACCGGTGGAGGCCAGACTGTAGAAGTTTTGAACGACTTGGAAAGAAGCAGGCGCCAGGACGTTGAGATGTGAAGGAAAATGCGATTGGCGTCACACCTGCAAGCACACTTACTCGAGATTGATGTACTCG
This genomic interval from Toxoplasma gondii ME49 chromosome VIIb, whole genome shotgun sequence contains the following:
- a CDS encoding ubiquitin-conjugating enzyme subfamily protein (encoded by transcript TGME49_259090), which translates into the protein MCALSSRKSLPSAGSKACPHRGHPPRFSSDSARQLLGTHSGEKRESDAPPAVHTPESSAWSAPAFGRCVLCESATVSPLSRLVRLGESRRTACPSPPVSRAPPPKKPAGLARGNLDAFRVFPTPTDSPAPVRERLATSTSPESPSIPAGSSAPPPTACRGGSGCRLPALAGPLPDGRSARISPFLGLPRSMGNAQGLGDSPTLRAVHAEPVLAARRPAAGPESSGGGQPRSSVIASALAAFGNFPRQRETHADRQRTPAQHAGSTMYRRLERERVQLLRDAFDGLIFLAPQEYRQLPCSSEEDSRPTSSSSSASSSPPSSCASAFSSSEGMSSARQRVLAVLPPHLTDYSMMDTDHDGFVWYIALEGAAGTLYEKEVFLVRFRFSPKYPIEAPEVTFVPPFLPVHPHVYSNGHICLSILYDSWSPALGVSSCGMSLLSMVSSCRQKQKPADDDAYCKVWGSKSPKNVKWVFHDDRI
- a CDS encoding hypothetical protein (encoded by transcript TGME49_259100), with the protein product MENSSARRAPRSLADTREWRGRKATANRVNLIQLAGDGKAINAGKRSDAVDKEKMPCAFLGHAARKKMRRNAGTSSLRRALASGLPRKHPEEARDCAFFTPPFSDTLVNTASSSDSLSHSRIPLHASNSSASPSLRITGLCYSRATLSLSLSASPIRPLCHSAP